One window of Mauremys mutica isolate MM-2020 ecotype Southern chromosome 6, ASM2049712v1, whole genome shotgun sequence genomic DNA carries:
- the GADD45G gene encoding growth arrest and DNA damage-inducible protein GADD45 gamma codes for MTLEEIHGQEPVPESSDRMQGAGKALHELLVSAQRRGGLTAGVYESAKLMNVDPDKVAFCVLAAAEEDEGDIALQIHFTLIQAFCCDNDIDIVRLHDIPKLADIVGPSEESGEPRDLHCILITNPNEDAWKDPALEKLNLFCEESRNVNDWVPTITLPE; via the exons ATGACTCTGGAGGAGATTCACGGACAGGAACCAGTGCCCGAGAGCAGCGACAG GATGCAGGGCGCCGGCAAAGCCCTCCACGAGCTGCTGGTGTCGGCGCAGCGGCGCGGCGGCCTCACCGCCGGGGTCTACGAGTCGGCCAAGCTGATGAACGT cgACCCCGACAAGGTGGCGTTCTGCGTGCTGGCCGCGGCCGAGGAGGACGAGGGGGACATCGCCCTGCAGATCCACTTCACCCTCATCCAGGCCTTCTGCTGCGACAACGACATCGACATCGTCCGCCTGCACGACATCCCCAAGCTGGCCGACATCGTGGGGCCCAGCGAGGAGTCGGGGGAGCCCCGCGACCTGCACTGCATCCTCATCACG AATCCCAATGAGGATGCTTGGAAGGATCCAGCTCTGGAAAAGCTGAATCTCTTTTGCGAGGAAAGCCGAAATGTCAATGATTGGGTGCCCACTATCACCCTGCCTGAGTGA